Proteins encoded by one window of Asterias rubens chromosome 18, eAstRub1.3, whole genome shotgun sequence:
- the LOC117302747 gene encoding cytochrome b5 domain-containing protein 1-like, translating to MRPKYYTPNEVSVHNTLKDLWISFLGKVYDLTPLCENYTGDVLLKPVIAAAGKDISHWFDKKTKEIRTHVDPVTGCVFPYTPHGRFVHIPPSCPRTDWANDFGRPWWKNDIFCIGILSAKTRYIKIINNLTSQEHVIEVCSEEIMAEILERYLVWNQHAASYTWKYNGINLDMGKTLQQNDVMDEDEEFYKLSMNDEEFLPALHLYFNDDLTEA from the exons ATGCGTCCAAAATATTATACACCAAATGAGGTTTCTGTGCACAATACATTGAAGGATCTCTGGATCTCATTTTTAGGGAAAGTCTATGATCTCACTCCACTTTGTGAAAACTACACTG GTGATGTTCTCCTTAAACCAGTTATAGCCGCAGCTGGTAAAGACATTTCTCATTGGTTTGATAAGAAAACCAAGGAG ATCCGCACTcatgtagacccagtaactggttGTGTTTTTCCTTACACACCTCATGGACGGTTTGTTCATATTCCCCCATCATGTCCACGCACAGACTGGGCTAATGACTTTGGGAGGCCGTGGTGGAAAAATGATATCTTCTGCATAGGAATTCTATCAGCTAAGACAAGATACATCAAAATAATCAACAACCTCACATCACAGGAGCATGTTATTGAA GTATGTTCCGAGGAGATAATGGCGGAGATCCTTGAACGTTATCTTGTCTGGAACCAGCATGCCGCTAGCTACACCTGGAAGTATAATGGCATCAATCTAGATATGGGAAAGACTCTACAACAGAATGACGTCATGGATGAAGATGAAGAATTCTATAAGCTTAGTATGAACGATGAGGAGTTTCTTCCTGCACTACATTTATATTTCAATGATGACCTCACTGAAGCCTGA
- the LOC117302684 gene encoding uncharacterized protein LOC117302684, which produces MASLRMKMHPSQSSVTLFTRILLMFLIPCADTKFLQGHGMQLGKHKDPIGHIEILEGIPSSREFWENYAAQRKPVIFRGAAHLSKGMHLWTDDYLMDNFGDLKVKIESKSEKENIPTGVKGLGQDTIASFLRSYQSRNAYIVSQLPQPMASGVSVLPFLTCGTFVKRILEANLWMSSGGTKSLLHRDADNAINCLYAGTKDWIFIHPSFEDHIPIAKEEVEAYGGFALLDPDNVDLDKYPSFADVDWTYANLTAGDCLYLPYGYWHQVRSYGTRNMAVSVLFSRLSDVDLSDCNDKSQDFIPLTEINMVFTYDGYEDQTMGDTDPYELNETLIEWCHLQGMLDHSSLMESLLEEFGLDFGGENKFQETTVISQHFDEDVLKEINIKESLENIVNKLMDILDANQDGKLVCDKELNALSLKTLTTLANILDGDSGNTEDHEFFSFTPDEIRDFLLTCMHEAEAHSNGELYKADFLTLYQEYGGSKKGGIQVYSILDSGNDNIVSRKEVDANIEKVLLMFRKSLKSSLKSASAEMETITTENRNTVDRENELRNKQHQNQQSHEDL; this is translated from the exons ATGGCTTCCTTAAGAATGAAGATGCATCCATCACAGTCGAGTGTAACTTTATTTACAAGAATATTACTAATGTTCTTAATTCCTTGTGCTGATACAAAGTTTTTGCAAGGTCATGGGATGCAACTTGGCAAACATAAAGACCCCATTGGTCACATAGAGATACTTGAAGGGATTCCATCCTCAAGAGAGTTCTGGGAGAACTATGCAGCTCAACGAAAGCCAGTCATTTTTAGAGGAGCAGCCCACCTGTCAAAAGGGATGCATCTTTGGACGGATGATTATTTAATGGACAATTTTGGGGATTTGAAGGTAAAGATCGAgtcaaaatctgaaaaagaGAACATTCCAACTGGAGTGAAAGGGCTTGGGCAGGATACCATCGCCAGTTTTTTAAGGAGTTATCAGTCAAGGAATGCATACATCGTCTCTCAACTTCCTCAGCCAATGGCATCTGGGGTCTCCGTGCTACCTTTTCTCACCTGTGGTACCTTTGTCAAACGGATTCTGGAGGCTAATTTGTGGATGAGTAGCGGTGGCACAAAGAGTCTACTGCATAGAGATGCAGACAATGCCATCAATTGTCTCTATGCTGGAACAAAGGACTGGATCTTCATCCACCCCTCCTTTGAAGATCACATCCCAATCGCTAAG GAAGAAGTTGAAGCTTATGGGGGTTTTGCACTCTTGGATCCTGACAATGTTGATCTGGATAAGTACCCCTCTTTTGCTGATGTGGACTGGACATATGCCAATCTTACTGCTGGTGATTGCCTATACCTCCCCTATG GTTATTGGCATCAGGTGCGCTCATATGGAACAAGAAACATGGCTGTCTCGGTTTTGTTTTCACGACTGAGTGATGTTGATTTGAGTGACTGCAATGACAAAAGCCAAGACTTTATCCCTCTGACTGAAATTAATATGGTGTTTACATATGATGGATATGAAGATCAGACAATGGGTGATACAGATCCTTATGAGCTTAA TGAGACATTGATTGAGTGGTGTCACTTGCAGGGAATGCTGGACCACAGCAGTTTGATGGAAAGTCTTCTTGAG GAATTTGGATTGGACTTTGGTGGAGAAAACAAGTTTCAGGAAACTACTGTGATTTCCCAACACTTTGATGAAGATGTTCTGaaggaaataaatataaaagaaagtcttgaaaatattgtaaacaag CTGATGGATATATTAGACGCCAACCAGGATGGCAAACTAGTCTGTGATAAAGAGCTTAATGCTCTGTCTTTGAAAACGTTGACAACCTTGGCTAATATTTTGGACGGAGATAGCGGAAATACAGAGGACCATGAGTTTTTTAGCTTCACTCCAGATGAaataag GGATTTCTtacttacatgtatgcatgaaGCTGAAGCTCATTCTAATGGTGAACTGTATAAGGCAGACTTTTTGACGTTATACCAGGAGTATGGTGGCTCCAAAAAGGGAGGAATACAG GTGTACTCAATTTTGGACAGTGGAAATGATAATATTGTTTCAAGAAAGGAAGTGGACGCCAACATAGAGAAAGTACTGCTTATGTTCAGAAAGAGCTTAAAATCATCCTTAAAGTCAGCCTCAGCCG aaaTGGAAACAATTACAACAGAAAACAGGAATACAGTAGACCGAGAGAATGAATTGAGGAACAAACAGCATCAGAACCAACAGTCACATGAAGATCTCTAA